The following coding sequences are from one Triticum dicoccoides isolate Atlit2015 ecotype Zavitan chromosome 4A, WEW_v2.0, whole genome shotgun sequence window:
- the LOC119284500 gene encoding tryptamine benzoyltransferase 1-like, producing MEITSSTMVKPVYVVPHPLVGEKVPLTVFDRAALDIFVPTVLAYPAPAPSNEALREGLLKAVAPYPHLAGRLALDDHGRRFLHVNNEGVLLIEATVPVDLADVLVDGRMAAGVEDLYPTLPEENIGAALLQIQLNRYKCGGLVVGISCHHHTADGHSMSMFFTAWATAVREGKDFTTPTPFLGRARTALPRITPTPVFDHRSLEFTCGDGDAYAVVPMDRIKNLTLHFTAEFVADLKSRVGTRCSTFQCLLAHVWKKLTAARDLKPEEFTKVRVAVNCRGRTDPPVPMDFFGNMVLWAFPRLQVRDILNSSYGSVVGVIRDAVARIDDEYVQSFLDFGGVADANGEELVATAAAAGTMFCPDAEVDSWLGFRFHQLDFGTGAPSAFVPPDLPFEGLMIFMPSRKANGGVDLFMAVAEEHVAAFEQICYSLD from the exons ATGGAGATTACGAGCAGCACGATGGTGAAGCCGGTGTACGTCGTGCCGCACCCGCTCGTCGGCGAGAAGGTGCCGCTGACCGTCTTCGACCGCGCCGCACTGGACATCTTCGTCCCCACCGTGCTCGCCTACCCCGCGCCGGCGCCGTCTAACGAGGCGCTCAGGGAGGGGCTCCTCAAGGCCGTCGCGCCGTACCCTCACCTCGCGGGGCGCCTCGCCCTCGACGACCACGGCCGGCGCTTCCTCCACGTCAACAACGAGGGCGTGCTCCTGATCGAGGCCACCGTCCCGGTCGACCTTGCGGACGTGCTCGTCGACGGCCGCATGGCCGCTGGCGTCGAGGACCTCTACCCTACGTTACCAGAG GAGAACATCGGGGCGGCGCTGCTGCAGATCCAGCTCAACAGGTACAAGTGCGGCGGCCTCGTGGTCGGCATCAGCTGCCACCACCACACCGCCGACGGCCATTCCATGAGCATGTTCTTCACCGCGTGGGCGACGGCGGTGCGCGAGGGCAAGGACTTCACCACGCCGACCCCGTTCCTCGGCCGTGCGAGAACTGCGTTGCCTCGAATCACGCCGACGCCGGTGTTCGATCACCGGTCACTGGAGTTCACGTGCGGAGATGGAGACGCCTACGCCGTCGTCCCCATGGACAGGATCAAAAATCTCACTCTGCATTTCACGGCCGAGTTCGTCGCCGACCTCAAATCCCGGGTGGGCACCCGTTGCAGCACGTTCCAGTGCCTACTAGCGCACGTCTGGAAGAAGCTCACGGCGGCGCGGGACCTGAAGCCCGAGGAGTTCACCAAGGTGAGGGTGGCCGTGAACTGCAGGGGCAGGACCGACCCTCCCGTGCCGATGGACTTCTTCGGGAACATGGTGCTCTGGGCTTTTCCAAGGCTGCAGGTCCGGGACATCCTGAACTCGAGCTACGGCAGCGTGGTCGGCGTCATCCGGGACGCCGTGGCGCGCATCGACGACGAGTACGTGCAGTCCTTCCTGGACTTCGGCGGAGTGGCGGACGCGAACGGGGAGGAGCTCGTCGCGACGGCGGCCGCTGCCGGCACGATGTTCTGCCCGGACGCAGAGGTGGACAGCTGGCTGGGATTCAGGTTCCACCAGCTCGATTTTGGCACCGGCGCACCGTCCGCTTTCGTCCCGCCAGACTTGCCTTTCGAGGGGCTCATGATCTTCATGCCGTCGCGCAAGGCGAACGGCGGCGTCGACCTCTTCATGGCCGTCGCCGAGGAGCACGTCGCGGCGTTCGAGCAGATCTGCTACTCGTTAGATTGA